A portion of the Luxibacter massiliensis genome contains these proteins:
- a CDS encoding helix-turn-helix domain-containing protein — MRISYNKLQKLMIDNQMKRQDLMRAAEISSSVATKLNKNETVSLDVLMRICKVFHCDIGDVCEVILDE, encoded by the coding sequence ATGAGAATAAGCTATAATAAACTTCAAAAACTTATGATAGATAATCAAATGAAAAGACAAGATTTAATGCGTGCAGCGGAGATTTCATCTTCCGTTGCAACAAAGTTAAATAAGAATGAAACAGTATCCCTTGATGTTCTTATGAGAATTTGCAAAGTATTTCATTGTGATATTGGCGATGTATGTGAAGTCATATTAGACGAATGA